A single genomic interval of Saccharothrix saharensis harbors:
- a CDS encoding class I SAM-dependent methyltransferase, translating to MDSSTFAVPHTLANLKSLLPPPPARVLEAGCGRGALAAALAEAGYDVTGVDRDADQAAAARKRGVTVIEADVRDVSGEYDVVLFTRSLHHADDLDGILAHARALLAPGGQLVVEEFAWDRVDRAAADFLYDNAALLVAAGLLDAETPSGDLLDSWVTGHDFLHRGSAMLAALDRVGSGLAVVETSVLWRLVNGRSGVWTEPATRVADVLDAVRRAEERRVAAATLPAVGFLASVRR from the coding sequence ATGGATTCGAGCACCTTCGCCGTGCCCCACACCCTCGCGAACCTGAAGTCGTTGCTGCCGCCGCCTCCCGCGCGCGTCCTCGAGGCCGGTTGCGGCCGCGGCGCGCTCGCCGCCGCCCTGGCCGAGGCGGGCTACGACGTCACCGGGGTGGACCGTGACGCCGACCAAGCCGCCGCGGCCCGGAAACGCGGTGTGACCGTCATCGAGGCCGACGTGCGTGACGTGTCCGGCGAGTACGACGTGGTGCTGTTCACCCGTTCCCTGCACCACGCGGACGACCTCGACGGCATCCTGGCCCACGCCCGCGCGCTGCTCGCCCCGGGCGGGCAGCTCGTCGTCGAGGAGTTCGCCTGGGACCGCGTGGACCGGGCCGCGGCCGACTTCCTCTACGACAACGCCGCGCTGCTGGTCGCCGCCGGCCTGCTCGACGCCGAGACCCCGTCCGGCGACCTGCTCGACTCCTGGGTCACCGGCCACGACTTCCTGCACCGGGGCTCCGCCATGCTCGCCGCCCTCGACCGCGTGGGCTCGGGCCTGGCCGTGGTCGAGACCTCCGTGCTGTGGCGGCTGGTCAACGGTCGCAGCGGGGTCTGGACCGAGCCGGCCACCCGCGTCGCCGACGTCCTCGACGCGGTCCGGCGCGCCGAGGAACGCCGCGTCGCCGCCGCCACGCTCCCGGCCGTCGGTTTCCTCGCCTCCGTCCGCCGGTGA
- a CDS encoding ThuA domain-containing protein, whose product MTRLRTALGAITAAAVMVLAAAPVPAPAADPSYKVLVFSKTAGFRHSSIPNGVQAIRDLGAANNFTVTATEDAAAFTGANLAQFRAVVFLSTTGDVLNDTQQAAFESYVRAGGGFVGVHAASDTEYAWPFYGALVGGYFHSHPAIQQATIRVEDRAHASTAHLGADWARTDEWYNFQANPRPNVHVLARLDEGTYSGGNMGDHPIAWCQTYQGGRSWYTAGGHTEQTFAEPGFRAHLLGGIRYAAGMTDADCRAETGYSPLFNGSNTTGWSQAGPGGFTVADGTLTSQGGMGLLWYSAKEFRSYSLKLDWKLAGDDNSGVFIGFPPSSDPWTAVNNGYEIQIDATDTPDRTTGSVYGYRSADIAARDAALNPPGEWNTFELLVQGERLQVFLNGTKVNDFTNTDPNRSLVQGHIGLQNHGTGDDASFRNIRVKELTTGTRTGRITGIGGKCVDVSNSGTADGTRIQLWTCNSTAAQQWTVPGDGTLRALGKCLDVQGGGTANGTVTQLWTCNGTGAQQWVAQADGTLRNPQSGRCLDAAGVSSADGTVLHIWDCLAAVNQKWVLP is encoded by the coding sequence ATGACCCGACTGCGAACCGCGTTGGGGGCGATCACCGCAGCGGCGGTGATGGTCCTGGCCGCGGCGCCCGTCCCGGCGCCCGCGGCCGATCCCTCCTACAAGGTGCTGGTCTTCTCCAAGACCGCGGGGTTCCGGCACTCGTCCATCCCGAACGGCGTCCAGGCCATCCGCGACCTCGGCGCGGCCAACAACTTCACCGTCACCGCGACCGAGGACGCCGCGGCGTTCACCGGCGCGAACCTGGCCCAGTTCCGGGCGGTGGTGTTCCTGTCGACCACCGGTGACGTGCTCAACGACACCCAGCAAGCCGCCTTCGAGTCCTACGTGCGCGCCGGCGGGGGCTTCGTCGGCGTGCACGCGGCGTCCGACACCGAGTACGCGTGGCCGTTCTACGGCGCCCTCGTCGGCGGCTACTTCCACTCCCACCCGGCGATCCAGCAGGCCACCATCCGGGTGGAGGACCGGGCGCACGCCTCGACCGCCCACCTCGGAGCGGACTGGGCGCGCACCGACGAGTGGTACAACTTCCAGGCCAACCCGCGGCCGAACGTCCACGTGCTGGCCCGCCTGGACGAGGGCACCTACTCGGGCGGCAACATGGGTGACCACCCGATCGCGTGGTGCCAGACCTACCAGGGTGGCCGGTCCTGGTACACGGCCGGCGGGCACACCGAGCAGACGTTCGCCGAACCGGGTTTCCGCGCCCACCTGCTGGGCGGCATCCGCTACGCGGCCGGCATGACCGACGCCGACTGCCGGGCGGAGACCGGCTACTCACCGCTGTTCAACGGCAGCAACACCACCGGGTGGAGCCAGGCCGGTCCGGGGGGCTTCACCGTCGCCGACGGCACGCTCACCTCGCAGGGCGGCATGGGCCTGCTGTGGTACTCGGCCAAGGAGTTCCGGTCGTACTCGCTGAAGCTGGACTGGAAGCTCGCCGGCGACGACAACTCCGGCGTGTTCATCGGGTTCCCGCCCAGCAGCGACCCGTGGACGGCGGTGAACAACGGCTACGAGATCCAGATCGACGCCACCGACACGCCGGACCGGACCACCGGCTCGGTCTACGGCTACCGGTCGGCCGACATCGCCGCCCGGGACGCGGCGCTCAACCCGCCCGGCGAGTGGAACACGTTCGAACTGCTCGTGCAGGGCGAGCGGCTCCAGGTCTTCCTCAACGGGACCAAGGTGAACGACTTCACCAACACCGATCCGAACCGCAGCCTGGTGCAGGGCCACATCGGGCTGCAGAACCACGGCACGGGCGACGACGCGTCGTTCCGCAACATCCGGGTCAAGGAGCTGACCACCGGCACCCGGACCGGCCGGATCACCGGGATCGGCGGCAAGTGCGTGGACGTGTCGAACTCGGGCACGGCGGACGGCACGAGGATCCAGCTCTGGACGTGCAACAGCACGGCCGCCCAGCAGTGGACCGTGCCGGGTGACGGCACGCTCCGCGCCCTGGGCAAGTGCCTGGACGTGCAGGGCGGTGGCACGGCCAACGGCACGGTGACGCAGCTGTGGACGTGCAACGGCACGGGCGCGCAGCAGTGGGTGGCCCAGGCGGACGGCACGCTGCGCAACCCGCAGTCGGGTCGCTGCCTGGACGCGGCGGGGGTCAGCAGCGCGGACGGCACGGTGCTGCACATCTGGGACTGCCTCGCCGCCGTCAACCAGAAGTGGGTCCTGCCCTGA
- a CDS encoding carbohydrate-binding protein: MISTLRAPTRIGAAALLLVAAATATTPTAAARSTAPRAETTAPRAAAPAFQQVTLAKGAAEMGEPMSMTVLPDRAVLHTSRDGTVRHTDAAGNTKVAGKLTVYAHDEEGLQGIAADPNFATNRHVFLYYAPPLSTPAGDAPSDGTDFTAWNGVNRLSRFTLNADGTLNQASEKAVLDVPTSRGMCCHVGGDIDFDAAGNLYLSTGDDSNPFASDGYSPLDERANRNPAFDAQRTSANSNDLRGKLLRIKVNADGGYTVPAGNMFAPGTAGTRPEIYAMGFRNPFRFTVDKATGAVYLGDYGPDAGTTSATRGPAGQVEFNRVTGPGFYGWPYCTGSNTTAETYNDHNFATGVSGAKYNCAGGAVNDSPRNTGQRTLPAAKPAWLKYDNCSPAAFGCGSESPMGGPVYRYNPNLNSAVKFPQSYDGHFFATEFGRRWIKDVVVNADGSAGAITDFPWTGTQVMDSAFGPDGALYVLDYGTGWFAGDANSALYRIEHVSGGFAPIAKAAADRSTGQAPLTVAFSSAGSSDPDGDAITFAWRFGDGGTSAAANPQHTYTANGSYTATLTVTDSTGRTATASVPITVGNTAPTVTLHLPQHGQLFSFGDAVPFRITVTDPEDGAVDCSRVKISYILGHDSHGHKLTEATGCSGTVQTPQDGEHDPNANIFGVWDAEYTDNGGATTHTQHVTQPKTRQAEHHGTSSGTQVVDHGPAHGGKTVGHIDNGDWIAFQPYALSDATSFSARVSSAGAGGTIEVRAGSATGTLLGTATVPVTGGWETFTDVTTALTNRPAGTTTLYLVFKGGAGSLFDVDEFTFTTGARTGQITGIGGKCVDVSGGSTADGAKVQLWTCNGTAAQRWTASADSTLRALGKCLDAKSGGTANGTVTQLWTCNGSGAQQWVAHPDGTLRNPQSGRCLDAAGVSSADGTVLHLWDCTAAANQRWSAL, from the coding sequence ATGATCAGTACCCTGCGCGCGCCCACCCGCATAGGCGCTGCCGCCTTGCTCCTGGTCGCCGCCGCCACGGCCACCACGCCGACCGCCGCGGCCCGGAGCACCGCGCCCCGGGCCGAGACCACCGCGCCCCGGGCCGCGGCCCCGGCGTTCCAGCAGGTGACCCTCGCCAAGGGCGCGGCGGAGATGGGCGAGCCGATGTCCATGACCGTGCTGCCCGACCGCGCGGTCCTGCACACCTCCCGCGACGGCACGGTCCGCCACACCGACGCCGCGGGCAACACCAAGGTCGCCGGCAAGCTCACCGTCTACGCGCACGACGAAGAGGGTTTGCAGGGCATCGCCGCCGACCCGAACTTCGCCACCAACCGCCACGTCTTCCTGTACTACGCACCACCACTGTCCACACCGGCCGGTGACGCGCCCTCCGACGGCACCGACTTCACCGCGTGGAACGGGGTCAACCGGCTGTCCCGGTTCACCCTCAACGCCGACGGCACCCTGAACCAGGCCAGCGAGAAGGCGGTGCTGGACGTGCCGACCAGCCGGGGCATGTGCTGCCACGTCGGCGGCGACATCGACTTCGACGCCGCCGGGAACCTCTACCTGAGCACCGGTGACGACAGCAACCCGTTCGCCTCCGACGGTTACAGCCCGCTGGACGAGCGCGCCAACCGCAACCCGGCCTTCGACGCCCAGCGCACCAGCGCCAACAGCAACGACCTGCGCGGCAAGCTGCTGCGGATCAAGGTCAACGCCGACGGCGGCTACACCGTCCCGGCGGGCAACATGTTCGCGCCCGGCACCGCGGGCACCCGGCCCGAGATCTACGCCATGGGCTTCCGCAACCCGTTCCGGTTCACCGTGGACAAGGCGACCGGCGCGGTCTACCTCGGCGACTACGGCCCGGACGCGGGCACCACGAGCGCCACCCGGGGCCCGGCCGGCCAGGTGGAGTTCAACCGCGTCACCGGGCCCGGCTTCTACGGCTGGCCCTACTGCACCGGGTCGAACACCACCGCCGAGACCTACAACGACCACAACTTCGCCACCGGCGTGTCCGGGGCCAAGTACAACTGCGCGGGCGGTGCGGTGAACGACTCGCCGCGCAACACCGGCCAGCGGACGCTCCCGGCGGCCAAACCGGCGTGGCTCAAGTACGACAACTGCTCGCCGGCCGCGTTCGGCTGCGGCAGCGAGTCGCCCATGGGCGGACCGGTCTACCGCTACAACCCGAACCTGAACTCGGCGGTGAAGTTCCCGCAGTCCTACGACGGGCACTTCTTCGCCACGGAGTTCGGCCGGCGGTGGATCAAGGACGTGGTGGTCAACGCCGACGGCAGCGCCGGTGCGATCACCGACTTCCCGTGGACCGGCACGCAGGTCATGGACTCGGCGTTCGGCCCGGACGGCGCGCTGTACGTGCTGGACTACGGCACGGGCTGGTTCGCGGGCGACGCCAACTCGGCGCTGTACCGGATCGAGCACGTGTCGGGCGGCTTCGCGCCCATCGCCAAGGCCGCGGCCGACCGCTCCACCGGGCAGGCACCGCTGACCGTGGCGTTCTCCTCGGCCGGGTCGTCCGACCCGGACGGCGACGCGATCACGTTCGCCTGGCGGTTCGGCGACGGCGGCACGTCCGCGGCGGCCAACCCGCAGCACACCTACACCGCCAACGGCAGCTACACGGCCACGCTCACCGTCACCGACAGCACCGGGCGCACGGCCACCGCGAGCGTGCCGATCACCGTCGGCAACACCGCGCCGACCGTCACGCTCCACCTGCCGCAGCACGGACAGCTGTTCTCGTTCGGCGACGCGGTGCCGTTCCGGATCACCGTCACCGACCCCGAGGACGGCGCGGTCGACTGCTCGCGGGTCAAGATCAGCTACATCCTCGGGCACGACTCGCACGGCCACAAGCTGACCGAGGCGACCGGGTGCTCGGGCACCGTGCAGACACCGCAGGACGGCGAGCACGACCCGAACGCCAACATCTTCGGCGTCTGGGACGCCGAGTACACCGACAACGGCGGCGCGACCACGCACACCCAGCACGTGACGCAGCCGAAGACCCGGCAGGCCGAGCACCACGGCACCTCCAGCGGCACGCAGGTCGTCGACCACGGCCCGGCGCACGGCGGCAAGACCGTCGGCCACATCGACAACGGCGACTGGATCGCGTTCCAGCCCTACGCGCTGTCCGACGCCACGTCGTTCAGCGCGCGGGTGTCGTCGGCGGGCGCGGGCGGCACGATCGAGGTGCGGGCGGGGTCGGCGACCGGCACGCTGCTCGGCACCGCGACCGTGCCGGTGACCGGCGGCTGGGAGACGTTCACCGACGTCACCACCGCGCTGACCAACCGGCCCGCCGGGACCACCACGCTGTACCTGGTGTTCAAGGGCGGCGCGGGTTCCCTGTTCGACGTCGACGAGTTCACGTTCACCACCGGCGCGCGCACCGGTCAGATCACCGGCATCGGCGGCAAGTGCGTGGACGTCAGCGGGGGCAGCACGGCCGACGGGGCCAAGGTCCAGCTGTGGACGTGCAACGGCACCGCGGCGCAGCGGTGGACCGCGTCGGCCGACTCGACGCTGCGCGCCCTGGGCAAGTGCCTGGACGCGAAGTCCGGCGGCACGGCCAACGGCACCGTCACGCAGCTGTGGACGTGCAACGGCAGCGGCGCCCAGCAGTGGGTGGCGCACCCGGACGGCACGCTGCGCAACCCCCAGTCCGGCCGCTGCCTCGACGCCGCGGGGGTGAGCAGCGCCGACGGCACGGTGCTGCACCTCTGGGACTGCACCGCCGCCGCCAACCAGCGGTGGTCCGCGCTCTGA
- a CDS encoding ricin-type beta-trefoil lectin domain protein, giving the protein MPSPARRSRWPRATVPLASVALLATALLSATPAAHAAPPPQEPGVTLRVYDMQTSLTQLCTLKTGQTPNVDKLMPTVNWTANGDFGLTDHFVSEVTGNVNITTAGTYAFRLTSDDGSRLRIDNTVVVANDGLHGPVAKDGSIALTAGYHALRIEHFDDGGGQQLTLEWRPPGASGFTVVPNSALSTDAGVVRVTAPGRKECETGADSPGDGLPLTGVHPNYTLTNLRPTGFQPQVSGMDWLPDGRLAITTWGGSDTTVGEVHLLSGVTGTTDPSKVRTQRIATGLREPMGIKYVDGKLYVSEKHRLTELNDTNGDGVTDNYRAVATWPFGGNFHEFAFGMLYRDGAFYLNLSVAINLGGATTDPQPAPNRGTTIKVDKATGAVSYVAGGLRTPHGIGWGPEGGIFVTDNQGGWLPSSKLLHIKQDRFFNHYTNPAGPFDNRAVTAPVLWLPQNEIANSPSNPVQLTAGPFAGQLLFGDVTYGGLQRAYLEKVNGEYQGAVFRHTQGLEAGVSRISIGPDGAIYTGGIGAGGNWGQAGKLSHGLQKLTPNGANAFDILAMRTVEGGFELEYTQPLSATTAQNLAAKYQATQWRYHATSAYGGPKIDQKTLPVTSATLSADRKKVVVKLSGLQAGRVVHLRSPKPFTAESGQSLWSTEAWYTLNAGIGLPRTGEIRGIANKCADVDNAGTADGTKIQLWTCNGTNAQQWTVPGDGTLRVLGKCLDVQGGNTPNGTVTQLWTCNGTAAQQWTAQADGTLRNPLSGRCLDAAGVSSADGTVLHIWDCLAAVNQKWTLP; this is encoded by the coding sequence ATGCCGTCCCCTGCCCGGCGATCGCGGTGGCCTCGGGCCACCGTGCCGCTCGCCTCGGTCGCGCTGCTCGCGACCGCGTTGCTGTCCGCCACACCTGCCGCGCACGCGGCCCCACCGCCCCAAGAGCCCGGTGTCACGCTCCGGGTCTACGACATGCAGACCAGCCTGACCCAGCTGTGCACGCTCAAAACCGGCCAGACGCCCAACGTCGACAAGCTGATGCCGACCGTCAACTGGACCGCCAACGGCGACTTCGGCCTCACCGACCACTTCGTCTCCGAGGTCACCGGCAACGTCAACATCACCACCGCGGGCACCTACGCGTTCCGCCTCACCAGCGATGACGGCTCACGCCTGCGGATCGACAACACCGTGGTGGTCGCCAACGACGGCCTGCACGGCCCGGTGGCCAAGGACGGCTCGATCGCGCTCACCGCCGGCTACCACGCGCTGCGGATCGAGCACTTCGACGACGGCGGCGGCCAGCAGCTCACCCTGGAGTGGCGGCCGCCCGGCGCGTCCGGGTTCACCGTCGTGCCCAACTCCGCGCTGAGCACCGACGCGGGCGTGGTGCGGGTGACCGCTCCCGGCCGCAAGGAGTGCGAGACCGGCGCCGACTCCCCGGGCGACGGCCTGCCGCTGACCGGCGTGCACCCGAACTACACGCTGACCAACCTGCGCCCGACCGGCTTCCAGCCGCAGGTGTCGGGCATGGACTGGCTGCCCGACGGCCGGCTCGCCATCACCACGTGGGGCGGCAGCGACACCACGGTCGGCGAGGTCCACCTGCTCAGCGGCGTCACCGGCACCACCGACCCGTCGAAGGTCCGCACCCAGCGGATCGCCACCGGGTTGCGGGAGCCGATGGGCATCAAGTACGTCGACGGCAAGCTCTACGTGTCGGAGAAGCACCGGCTCACCGAGCTCAACGACACCAACGGCGACGGCGTGACCGACAACTACCGCGCGGTGGCGACCTGGCCGTTCGGCGGGAACTTCCACGAGTTCGCGTTCGGCATGCTCTACCGCGACGGCGCGTTCTACCTGAACCTGTCCGTGGCGATCAACCTCGGCGGCGCGACCACCGACCCGCAGCCCGCGCCCAACCGCGGCACCACGATCAAGGTGGACAAGGCCACCGGCGCGGTGTCCTACGTCGCCGGCGGGCTGCGCACGCCCCACGGCATCGGCTGGGGCCCCGAGGGCGGCATCTTCGTCACCGACAACCAGGGCGGCTGGCTGCCCTCGTCCAAGCTCCTGCACATCAAGCAGGACCGGTTCTTCAACCACTACACCAACCCGGCCGGCCCGTTCGACAACCGCGCCGTCACCGCGCCGGTGCTGTGGCTGCCGCAGAACGAGATCGCCAACTCGCCCAGCAACCCGGTCCAGCTCACCGCCGGGCCGTTCGCCGGGCAACTGCTCTTCGGCGACGTCACCTACGGCGGTCTGCAACGCGCGTACCTGGAGAAGGTCAACGGCGAGTACCAGGGCGCGGTGTTCCGCCACACCCAGGGCCTCGAAGCGGGCGTGAGCCGGATCAGCATCGGCCCGGACGGCGCGATCTACACCGGCGGCATCGGCGCGGGCGGCAACTGGGGCCAGGCGGGCAAGCTCTCGCACGGCCTGCAGAAGCTGACCCCCAACGGCGCCAACGCGTTCGACATCCTGGCCATGCGCACGGTGGAGGGCGGCTTCGAGCTGGAGTACACCCAGCCGCTGTCCGCCACGACCGCGCAGAACCTCGCCGCGAAGTACCAGGCGACGCAGTGGCGCTACCACGCGACCTCGGCCTACGGCGGCCCGAAGATCGACCAGAAGACGCTGCCGGTGACGTCCGCGACGCTGTCCGCCGACCGGAAGAAGGTCGTGGTCAAGCTGTCCGGGTTGCAGGCCGGGCGCGTGGTGCACCTGCGCTCGCCCAAGCCGTTCACCGCCGAGTCCGGGCAGTCGCTGTGGAGCACCGAGGCCTGGTACACCCTCAACGCCGGGATCGGCCTGCCGCGCACCGGTGAGATCCGCGGCATCGCCAACAAGTGCGCCGACGTGGACAACGCGGGCACCGCCGACGGCACGAAGATCCAGCTGTGGACCTGCAACGGCACCAACGCCCAGCAGTGGACCGTGCCGGGTGACGGCACGCTCCGCGTCCTGGGCAAGTGCCTGGACGTGCAGGGCGGCAACACGCCGAACGGCACCGTGACGCAGCTGTGGACGTGCAACGGCACCGCCGCCCAGCAGTGGACCGCCCAGGCCGACGGCACGCTGCGCAACCCGCTGTCCGGTCGCTGCCTGGACGCGGCGGGCGTGAGCAGCGCGGACGGCACGGTGCTGCACATCTGGGACTGCCTCGCCGCCGTCAACCAGAAGTGGACCCTGCCCTGA
- a CDS encoding alkaline phosphatase family protein, translating into MNPLVVVDVVGMTPALLPHMPNLRALGQRGWQADLGTVLPAVTCSAQSTLLTGLTPARHGIVGNGWYFRDLGEVHLWRQHNRLVRGEKLWETARRHHPGYRAANICWWYAMGASTDITVTPRPIYHADGRKSPDAYVRPPALHDELVAELGEFPLFQYWGPTAALKSSEWIVGAARRVLRAQRPDLLLVYVPHLDYDLQRYGPDAPQSVRAAVDVDAALAPLLADADAAGATVVALSEYGITAARRPVDINRALRAAGLLEVYTQAGMELLDPWTSRAFAVADHQVAHVYVADPADVPRTRAVLAELPGVDVVLDREAQATVHLDHERSGELVAVAEPDAWFTYYYWTDDDHAPDFARGVDIHRKPGYDPAELFFDPADRLAKAKAGLNLARKKLGLRYAMNVVPLDPTCVRGTHGRLPDRAADGPVLLCSDPRVPDAIERTGRIDATDVRDLLLALQGIPESEKEVAR; encoded by the coding sequence ATGAACCCGCTGGTGGTCGTCGACGTCGTCGGCATGACACCCGCGCTGCTGCCGCACATGCCCAACCTGCGCGCGCTCGGGCAGCGGGGGTGGCAGGCCGACCTGGGCACCGTGCTGCCCGCCGTCACGTGCAGCGCCCAGTCCACGCTGCTGACCGGCCTCACCCCCGCCCGGCACGGCATCGTCGGCAACGGCTGGTACTTCCGCGACCTCGGCGAGGTGCACCTGTGGCGCCAGCACAACCGCCTGGTGCGGGGCGAGAAGCTGTGGGAGACCGCGCGCCGCCACCACCCCGGGTACCGCGCCGCCAACATCTGCTGGTGGTACGCCATGGGCGCGTCCACCGACATCACCGTCACCCCGCGGCCGATCTACCACGCCGACGGCCGCAAGTCGCCCGACGCCTACGTGCGCCCGCCCGCGCTGCACGACGAGCTGGTCGCCGAACTGGGCGAGTTCCCCCTCTTCCAGTACTGGGGACCGACCGCGGCGCTCAAGTCCAGCGAGTGGATCGTGGGCGCGGCCCGACGCGTGCTGCGGGCGCAGCGACCCGACCTGCTGCTGGTCTACGTCCCACACCTGGACTACGACCTGCAGCGGTACGGGCCCGACGCCCCGCAGTCGGTGCGCGCGGCGGTCGACGTCGACGCGGCACTCGCGCCCCTGCTGGCCGACGCCGACGCGGCCGGCGCGACCGTCGTGGCCTTGTCGGAGTACGGCATCACCGCCGCCCGCCGACCGGTCGACATCAACCGCGCGCTGCGCGCCGCCGGACTGCTGGAGGTCTACACCCAGGCCGGCATGGAACTGCTGGACCCCTGGACGTCCCGCGCCTTCGCGGTGGCCGACCACCAGGTCGCGCACGTCTACGTCGCCGACCCGGCCGACGTGCCGCGCACCAGGGCCGTGCTGGCGGAACTGCCGGGAGTGGACGTGGTGCTCGACCGGGAGGCGCAGGCGACCGTCCACCTCGACCACGAACGCTCCGGCGAACTCGTCGCCGTGGCCGAACCCGACGCCTGGTTCACCTACTACTACTGGACCGACGACGACCACGCCCCCGACTTCGCCCGCGGCGTCGACATCCACCGCAAACCCGGCTACGACCCCGCCGAACTGTTCTTCGACCCCGCCGACCGCCTCGCCAAGGCCAAAGCCGGTCTCAACCTGGCGCGCAAGAAGCTCGGGCTCCGCTACGCGATGAACGTCGTGCCGCTCGACCCGACGTGCGTGCGCGGCACGCACGGCAGGTTGCCCGACCGCGCGGCCGACGGCCCGGTGCTGCTGTGCTCCGACCCGCGCGTGCCGGACGCGATCGAGCGCACCGGCCGGATCGACGCCACCGACGTGCGCGACCTCCTGTTGGCGCTGCAAGGGATCCCGGAGTCGGAGAAGGAGGTCGCCCGGTGA
- the eboE gene encoding metabolite traffic protein EboE, with protein MPAYCTNVHPAEDLAGVVAQLDRYAVPVRERLGVDELALGLWLAEPVARGLADDPAARRGLAGELRARGLTVSTLNAFPYGGFHDEVVKHAVYLPTWTDPRRLAYTMECATVLADLLPDSADHGSISTLPLAWREPWTGEDDARAQAALGELTGFLRAEASRHGRPIKLAMEPEPGCVLDTVADAVGWLADRVDHDHVGLCLDTCHLAVSFADPVEAVKSIHATGLSVVKVQASAALEVAEPGSAEGRDAIAAFAEPRYLHQVRENTPDGVLAADDLPEALTSLPAGHPWRVHFHVPLHAQPSAPLTSTTDVLLAAMGAVRATADATPHVEVETYTWTVLPGSDAVDLAEGIAAELRWAADHLGEGNPG; from the coding sequence ATCCCGGCCTACTGCACCAACGTGCACCCGGCCGAGGACCTCGCCGGCGTCGTCGCCCAGCTCGACCGCTACGCCGTGCCGGTCCGCGAACGGCTGGGGGTGGACGAGCTCGCCCTCGGGTTGTGGCTGGCCGAACCGGTCGCGCGGGGACTCGCCGACGACCCGGCGGCCCGGCGCGGCCTGGCGGGGGAGCTGCGGGCCCGGGGCCTGACCGTGAGCACGCTCAACGCCTTCCCGTACGGCGGGTTCCACGACGAGGTGGTCAAGCACGCGGTCTACCTGCCGACGTGGACCGACCCCCGGCGCCTGGCCTACACGATGGAGTGCGCCACCGTGCTGGCCGACCTGCTGCCGGACTCCGCGGACCACGGCAGCATCTCGACGTTGCCGCTGGCCTGGCGCGAGCCGTGGACCGGCGAGGACGACGCGCGGGCCCAAGCCGCGCTCGGCGAGCTGACCGGCTTCCTGCGCGCCGAGGCGTCCCGGCACGGCCGACCGATCAAGCTCGCGATGGAGCCGGAGCCGGGGTGCGTGCTGGACACCGTGGCGGACGCGGTCGGGTGGCTGGCGGACCGGGTCGACCACGACCACGTCGGGCTGTGCCTGGACACCTGCCACCTCGCGGTGTCCTTCGCCGACCCGGTCGAGGCGGTGAAGTCGATCCACGCGACCGGGCTGTCGGTGGTCAAGGTGCAGGCCTCGGCGGCGCTGGAGGTCGCCGAACCCGGCTCGGCGGAGGGCCGGGACGCCATCGCCGCGTTCGCCGAACCCCGCTACCTGCACCAGGTCCGGGAGAACACCCCGGACGGCGTGCTCGCGGCCGACGACCTGCCCGAAGCGTTGACGTCCCTGCCGGCCGGACACCCGTGGCGGGTGCACTTCCACGTGCCGCTGCACGCCCAGCCGTCCGCGCCGCTCACCTCCACCACCGACGTGCTCCTGGCCGCGATGGGCGCGGTCCGCGCCACCGCCGACGCCACGCCGCACGTCGAGGTCGAGACCTACACGTGGACCGTCCTGCCCGGCTCGGACGCCGTCGACCTCGCGGAGGGCATCGCCGCCGAACTGCGGTGGGCGGCGGACCACCTCGGCGAAGGGAACCCCGGATGA